TAAAACTATGAAAGAGATTCGTAGAGCCAAAATCATGAAGTTGAAGCTCATGGATGATAACGAGAGGCTTGTTTATAACCTCAAAAGAGTAAGTTTTATGAAATTATTTTTGCTGCATTTCACTGCATGATAAAATTTATATGTTTTTTCTTCCTTTCATAGCCAAGTAAAAGAAGTAAATGTACTTAAACTTTCAAGGTGTCATAttttaaggtagaaagtccaagatGTGTCTGACCATTTTATAATTGGTGTCTCAAAGTTAGACGCGTTTTACTTCTCTGCTTATCAGCTTTACTAATAATGAGTGACCTCGAAACTACGTTAGGTTAACTAATTCCTTTGTTTTGTAAACAGATATACCTCTATTTCAGAACCCACGCTTCGCATCAAAATAGCATATATCTTTGCATGATGTGTCCCTCTGTCACGTTTACTCATTTCTTGTGATTGTTTGTTTCTCATAGCAAATAATTCACTGTGATAGCTGTTTTGGGAGTAATTTATATTAACCTCTGTTTTCATGCTACAATGTGGTTATCAAGTTTTACCAAGTTGTGTTATACTTTGTTACTCATGCTTAAAGCACGATTAACTTCATATTTTTAATCTCATCTCGTACAGGCTAAGAAAAAGGTTGCATTGCTCCTCCAGAAGCTCAAAAAGTATGAGCTACCTGAGTTGCCGGCCTCAGTGCACGATCCTGAACTTTTCACACCAGAGCAGCTTCAAGCATATAAGAAAATTgggtataaaaacaaaaattacgtTCCGGTCGGTGTCCGTGGTGTGTTTGGAGGTGTTGTGCAGAATATGCATATGCACTGGAAGTTTCACGAGACTGTGCAGGTTTGTTGTGATAACTTCCCCAAAGAGAAGATCAAGGAGATGGCAACCATGATTGCTAGGCTGAGTGGTGGTGTTGTGATAAACATTCATAATACCAAAACAATTATTATGTTCCGGGGAAGAAACTACCGTCAACCCAAAAATCTTATACCTTTCAACACTCTGACAAAAAGGAAGGTGAGTTGTATACACTTTAGTTTGTTGCATTTTGTTTATGTTTAGTGTGATTGAATGTATGTGATCCGATGGAATTGCGAAATGAAATAACTTGATTTGTCTTTGTGGTAGGCATTATTCAAAGCCAGATTTGAACAAGCTCTTGAATCTCAGAAGCTAAATATAAAAAAGACAGAGCAGGAGCTTCGGAAAAAGGGTGTAAACCCTGAAGATCCAGTTGCCATGGCCAGCATCCAGAGAGTAGCTTCAACGTTCTTTAATGCGATTGACAAGAAGGACGGGACCCCTTATGTCTTCCAATCGGATAAACTGTCAGTCAGAAAACCTCATAGCAACATAGAGCCTCCGGAATCCGATAGCGATCAGGAGGAGCTAGACCAGTTCATAGCTGAGATAGAGGGCGCAGCTGACAAAGAATGGGCAGAAGAAGAAGCAGCGGAGAAAGAAGAGCTTGGACAAATCAGGTATTTGAACAGGGAGGATTACGGAGGAAGATTCAGAAAGTCGAGAAACGACGACGACAAAGAAGACGATATGAGAGGATCTCGGGGCTGGAAGGACAGTCGTGGCGGCAGAAGGACTTTTGATcatgatgattctggggatgatggTGGATTGGAATCTGATGGGAGTGATCATGAGATTGATGCTAATAGGTATTCTCGTAAAGCGCATGATGGGTTCAAGCAGCATAGAGGGGAATGGGAGAAACCTAGGAATATCGGCAGAGTTAACAACGATAAAGGTCTTGACAGAAGTAGAAAACCTAACGTGAGATGGAATGAAGATGAAGATTCCGAGTCGGAAAACATGTTGAATGAAGTAGAAAATGCAATGTGGGTATCGGATGATGAGGACGAAGATGATTATAACAAGGCTGAGAATCCAACTTCAGATAATGAGGTCACTCAAGCTAATCCTAGAAGGGAAAAGACACGAAAAGAGGTGGATGAGACTTGGGATAGTGATTAGGAATTAACATATCCATGGATTGGCTTCCTTTCTTATTGACAACAAGATCACACATCAGTTATGATGCCAGGCTCAGAAATAATCTCTAGAAAGTCTCTATTCAGCGTTTTGATCAACTCTGTCAACATTTTTTTTTCAGATTTGCTGTATTATTGTAGTGATATTCCACCAATTTTTTTTATGGATTCCGTAAAAACGTATCAAGTTTATTCCAAATCCTTCCTTGGTGTGAATAATGGACATGGTCACATGGTAATCGAAGATTAGACAATTTGGATGATGAAGATGTtcattattgtttttttttttttttaaaaaaaagatgttaattattattgttagtaataaaaGTAGATAATGATTAATTGAGAATTCTCTTTTTGATATAAGATACTCATGTCATGAGAATTTTCTTAAGCATATACTACTTCTAACTCTAATTAAATGTCACAAttcttatatattttatataaaaaatattataattaattaataattaaaggagtatatatatatatatatatttgatgctATTTGCTTAGCATAGAAgcatgaaaaataaataaataaattgctcttagaattttttttttaaatacatgaGCGTGcctataaaataaaataagtaaaatttATCTgagtaatacatttattaatttatTGGTAATTTGTTTTTCAtgattatttttgtttttgtttttgttttttgacAATAACATATACTACATGACCA
The Rutidosis leptorrhynchoides isolate AG116_Rl617_1_P2 unplaced genomic scaffold, CSIRO_AGI_Rlap_v1 contig532, whole genome shotgun sequence DNA segment above includes these coding regions:
- the LOC139884312 gene encoding CRM-domain containing factor CFM9, mitochondrial-like is translated as MSTARGRSMRSKVEARMKKESGKTMKEIRRAKIMKLKLMDDNERLVYNLKRAKKKVALLLQKLKKYELPELPASVHDPELFTPEQLQAYKKIGYKNKNYVPVGVRGVFGGVVQNMHMHWKFHETVQVCCDNFPKEKIKEMATMIARLSGGVVINIHNTKTIIMFRGRNYRQPKNLIPFNTLTKRKALFKARFEQALESQKLNIKKTEQELRKKGVNPEDPVAMASIQRVASTFFNAIDKKDGTPYVFQSDKLSVRKPHSNIEPPESDSDQEELDQFIAEIEGAADKEWAEEEAAEKEELGQIRYLNREDYGGRFRKSRNDDDKEDDMRGSRGWKDSRGGRRTFDHDDSGDDGGLESDGSDHEIDANRYSRKAHDGFKQHRGEWEKPRNIGRVNNDKGLDRSRKPNVRWNEDEDSESENMLNEVENAMWVSDDEDEDDYNKAENPTSDNEVTQANPRREKTRKEVDETWDSD